A portion of the Desulfovibrio legallii genome contains these proteins:
- a CDS encoding 2-oxoacid:ferredoxin oxidoreductase subunit beta has product MSVQNIRERFFPHIWCPGCGHGTILNNLLHTVQELQIDPSNMCMVSGIGCSARISGYVDFHSMHTLHGRALACATGIKLTRPELNVVVPMGDGDAMAIGGNHFIHACRRNIDMVAIIMNNRIYGMTGGQYSPLSGEGILATTAPYHSIDHAFDTVKLATGAGASFVARTTTFHVKEIVSLLKKAFAHKGFAVVEILTQCPTYFGRKNKMGGAVQMLEWYRDNTAPLGSKKLEENPNLIPRGVFVDEQRPEYCEEYAKIIAKAHKE; this is encoded by the coding sequence ATGAGCGTGCAGAATATCCGGGAGCGGTTCTTCCCCCACATCTGGTGTCCCGGCTGCGGCCACGGCACCATCCTTAACAACCTGCTGCACACCGTGCAGGAACTGCAGATAGATCCCTCCAACATGTGCATGGTTTCGGGCATCGGCTGCTCGGCGCGCATTTCCGGCTATGTGGATTTTCACAGCATGCACACCCTGCACGGCCGGGCCCTGGCCTGCGCCACGGGCATCAAGCTGACCCGGCCGGAGCTCAACGTGGTGGTGCCCATGGGCGACGGCGACGCCATGGCCATTGGCGGCAACCACTTTATCCACGCCTGCCGCCGCAATATCGACATGGTGGCCATCATCATGAACAACCGCATCTACGGCATGACCGGCGGGCAGTACTCGCCCCTTTCCGGCGAGGGCATCCTGGCCACCACCGCGCCCTACCACAGCATTGACCACGCCTTTGACACGGTGAAGCTGGCTACTGGCGCGGGGGCCTCCTTTGTGGCCCGCACCACTACCTTCCACGTCAAGGAGATCGTGAGCCTGCTCAAAAAGGCCTTTGCCCACAAGGGCTTCGCCGTGGTGGAAATCCTCACCCAGTGCCCCACCTACTTCGGGCGCAAGAACAAGATGGGCGGGGCCGTGCAGATGCTGGAATGGTACCGCGACAATACCGCCCCCCTGGGCTCCAAAAAGCTGGAGGAGAACCCCAACCTCATTCCCCGCGGCGTGTTCGTGGACGAACAGCGCCCCGAATACTGCGAGGAATACGCCAAAATCATCGCCAAGGCCCACAAGGAGTAG
- a CDS encoding 2-oxoacid:acceptor oxidoreductase family protein → MERYRFLLSGSGGQGIITMAILLAEAAALYEGLVAVQSQSYGPEARGGATRSDVIIADSEIFFPKVNQPNVLVALTDESAAKYLPLIRPGGMCLYDSDLVHPSARIDARRVGLPLFHAVKEAFNGKTQAFNICVLGALATLTKAVRLESLEKALADRFAPAFHESNKKALHLGAQMAAAAPSAQA, encoded by the coding sequence ATGGAAAGATACCGTTTTCTTCTCTCCGGCTCCGGGGGCCAGGGCATCATCACCATGGCCATCCTGCTGGCCGAAGCGGCGGCCCTGTACGAAGGGCTGGTGGCCGTGCAGTCCCAGTCCTACGGCCCGGAAGCCCGCGGCGGGGCCACCCGCTCGGACGTGATTATCGCGGACAGCGAGATCTTCTTCCCCAAGGTCAACCAGCCCAACGTGCTGGTGGCCCTTACCGACGAATCCGCCGCCAAGTACCTGCCGCTTATCCGGCCCGGCGGCATGTGCCTTTACGACAGCGACCTGGTGCACCCCTCGGCCCGCATCGACGCCCGGCGCGTGGGCCTGCCCCTGTTCCACGCCGTAAAGGAAGCCTTTAACGGCAAAACCCAGGCCTTCAACATCTGCGTGCTGGGGGCCCTGGCTACCCTGACCAAGGCCGTGCGCCTGGAATCCCTGGAAAAAGCCCTGGCCGACCGCTTTGCTCCGGCCTTCCACGAAAGCAACAAAAAAGCCCTCCACCTGGGCGCGCAGATGGCCGCGGCCGCGCCTTCGGCCCAGGCGTAA
- a CDS encoding 2-oxoacid:acceptor oxidoreductase subunit alpha, which produces MSEGEIRFVQGNEACVRGALYAGVRFFAGYPITPSTEVAEHLAEQLPRVGGKFVQMEDEIASMCAVCGASLAGSKAMTATSGPGFSLKQEAIGYAVMAEIPCVVVNVQRGGPSTGLPTKVAQGDVNQARWGTHGDHAIIVLTASTIQDVFSITVEAFNLAETYRTPVILLFDEVVGHMREKLFIPPAGELPVVERLRTDVAAGVNYHPYLPREDGRLPMSDFGGVHRYNVTGLFHDIWGFPTENPEQVSKLAYHLVDKIENRAHLLARWKEFYLEDAEHIIISYGSSARSARHLVETRRAKGDRIGLLELQTLWPFPAQLVREKTAHARNIFVVEMNMGQVTTQVKQVVQKPDRVFLVNRMDGIMVTPTDIGKVMRVIEGRGF; this is translated from the coding sequence ATGAGCGAGGGCGAAATCCGTTTCGTGCAGGGCAACGAGGCCTGTGTGCGCGGCGCTCTGTATGCCGGGGTGCGTTTTTTTGCGGGCTACCCCATCACCCCATCCACCGAGGTGGCCGAGCACCTGGCGGAGCAGCTGCCCCGCGTGGGCGGCAAGTTTGTGCAGATGGAGGATGAAATCGCCTCCATGTGCGCGGTGTGCGGGGCTTCCCTGGCCGGGTCCAAGGCCATGACCGCCACCAGCGGGCCGGGCTTTTCCCTCAAGCAGGAGGCCATCGGCTATGCGGTCATGGCCGAGATTCCCTGCGTGGTGGTCAACGTGCAGCGCGGCGGGCCTTCCACAGGCCTGCCCACCAAGGTGGCCCAGGGCGACGTGAACCAAGCCCGCTGGGGCACCCACGGCGACCACGCCATCATCGTGCTCACGGCGTCCACCATTCAGGACGTGTTCAGCATCACGGTGGAGGCCTTCAACCTGGCCGAAACCTACCGCACGCCGGTCATCCTGCTGTTTGACGAGGTGGTGGGCCACATGCGCGAAAAGCTCTTCATCCCGCCGGCGGGCGAGCTGCCCGTGGTGGAGCGCCTGCGTACGGACGTGGCCGCGGGGGTCAACTACCACCCCTACCTGCCGCGCGAGGACGGCCGCCTGCCCATGTCGGACTTCGGCGGCGTGCACCGCTACAACGTCACGGGCCTGTTCCACGACATCTGGGGCTTCCCCACGGAGAATCCGGAACAGGTCAGCAAGCTGGCCTACCACCTGGTGGACAAGATCGAAAACCGCGCCCACCTGCTGGCCCGCTGGAAGGAATTCTACCTGGAGGATGCGGAGCACATCATCATCTCCTACGGCTCCTCGGCGCGCAGCGCGCGGCACCTGGTGGAGACCCGCCGCGCCAAGGGCGACCGCATCGGCCTGCTGGAGCTGCAGACCCTCTGGCCCTTCCCGGCCCAGCTGGTGCGGGAAAAAACCGCCCACGCCCGCAACATTTTTGTGGTGGAGATGAACATGGGCCAGGTCACCACCCAGGTGAAGCAGGTGGTGCAGAAGCCGGACCGCGTGTTCCTGGTCAACCGCATGGACGGCATCATGGTCACGCCCACGGATATCGGCAAAGTCATGCGGGTTATTGAAGGAAGGGGGTTCTGA
- the sucC gene encoding ADP-forming succinate--CoA ligase subunit beta: protein MNIHEYQAKGLLGQFGVPVPAGALAATAAEARAAAAGLPGPVWVVKAQIHAGGRGKGGGVQVCKNLDAVEAAAGHIIGMQLITHQTGPEGKKVHKVWVEQGTEIARELYLAVVLDRGAQRLTVMASPDGGMDIEDVAARTPERIFTTRLDGGHHIWPYQARQLFFGCGLTPEQVGKGAALVQNLVRLAVEKDAVLVEINPLAVTTAGDIVALDAKMDFDESALKRHPDVAAMDDPEEGDPLERKARELGVNYVRLSGYVGTMVNGAGLAMATMDAIKQAGAAPANFLDAGGGANEQMVAAGFEVMLSDPHVRGILINIFGGILRCDIVAQGVVNAARKVDLRLPLVVRLEGTNVEEGRRILRESGLNFETAASMSEAAHKIAALTAGGAA, encoded by the coding sequence ATGAATATTCACGAATACCAGGCAAAGGGCCTGCTGGGCCAGTTCGGCGTGCCCGTGCCCGCGGGAGCGCTGGCGGCCACGGCGGCCGAGGCCCGCGCCGCGGCGGCAGGCCTGCCGGGCCCGGTGTGGGTGGTCAAGGCGCAGATCCACGCGGGCGGCCGGGGCAAAGGCGGCGGCGTGCAGGTCTGCAAGAATCTGGACGCAGTGGAGGCCGCGGCCGGGCACATCATCGGCATGCAGCTCATCACGCACCAGACCGGGCCGGAAGGTAAGAAGGTGCACAAGGTCTGGGTGGAGCAGGGCACGGAGATTGCCCGCGAGCTCTACCTGGCCGTGGTGCTGGACCGGGGCGCGCAGCGCCTGACGGTCATGGCCTCGCCCGACGGCGGCATGGACATTGAAGACGTGGCCGCGCGCACGCCGGAGCGCATTTTTACCACCAGGCTGGACGGCGGGCACCACATCTGGCCGTACCAGGCGCGGCAGCTCTTCTTTGGCTGCGGGCTCACGCCGGAGCAGGTGGGCAAGGGCGCGGCCCTGGTGCAGAACCTGGTGCGCCTGGCCGTGGAAAAGGACGCCGTGCTGGTGGAGATCAATCCCCTGGCCGTGACCACGGCGGGGGACATTGTGGCCCTGGACGCCAAGATGGATTTTGACGAAAGCGCCCTCAAACGCCACCCGGACGTGGCCGCCATGGACGACCCAGAGGAAGGCGACCCCCTGGAGCGCAAGGCGCGGGAGCTGGGCGTGAACTATGTGCGCCTCTCCGGCTATGTGGGCACCATGGTCAACGGCGCGGGCCTGGCCATGGCCACTATGGACGCCATCAAGCAGGCCGGGGCGGCGCCCGCCAACTTTCTGGACGCGGGCGGCGGGGCCAACGAGCAGATGGTGGCCGCGGGCTTTGAAGTCATGCTCTCCGATCCGCATGTGCGGGGCATCCTGATCAATATTTTCGGCGGCATATTGCGCTGCGACATCGTGGCCCAGGGCGTGGTCAACGCGGCCCGCAAGGTGGACCTGCGCCTGCCCCTGGTGGTGCGGCTGGAAGGCACCAATGTGGAAGAAGGCCGGCGCA
- a CDS encoding indolepyruvate ferredoxin oxidoreductase subunit alpha, with translation VYINRQWCKGCGICVAFCPKKALSLDDAGKACHDPELCVECGMCEQYCPDLAVTVEKTARASKAGNGKEAA, from the coding sequence GTCTACATCAATCGCCAATGGTGCAAAGGCTGCGGCATCTGCGTGGCCTTTTGTCCCAAGAAGGCGCTGTCTCTGGATGACGCGGGCAAGGCCTGCCATGATCCTGAGCTGTGCGTGGAGTGTGGCATGTGCGAACAGTACTGTCCCGACCTGGCCGTGACGGTGGAAAAAACCGCCAGGGCAAGCAAGGCCGGCAACGGCAAGGAGGCCGCATGA